A portion of the Coturnix japonica isolate 7356 chromosome 4, Coturnix japonica 2.1, whole genome shotgun sequence genome contains these proteins:
- the DLG3 gene encoding disks large homolog 3 isoform X13, whose amino-acid sequence MMNSSMSSGSGSLRTSEKRSLYVRALFDYDRTRDSCLPSQGLSFSYGDILHVINASDDEWWQARLVTPHGESEQIGVIPSKKRVEKKERARLKTVKFHARTGMIESNRSIKTKRKKSFRLSRKFPFYKSKENLAQESGGQEQGVTSNTSDSESSSKGQEDTILSYEPVIRQEIHYARPVIILGPTKDRINDDLISEFPHKFGSCVPHTTRPRRDNEVDGQDYHFVTSREQMEKDIQDHKFIEAGQYNDNLYGTSIQSVRAVAERGKHCILDVSGNAIKRLQQAQLYPIAIFIKPKSIEALMEMNRRQTYEQANKVFDKAMKLEQEFGEYFTAIVQGDSLEEIYSKIKQIIEDQSGHYIWVPSPEKL is encoded by the exons ATGATGAACAGCAGCATGAGCTCTGGCTCCGGCTCACTTCGGACAAGCGAGAAGAGGTCCCTCTATGTCCG agctctgtttgACTATGACCGGACCCGGGACAGCTGCTTACCCAGCCAGGGGCTCAGCTTCTCCTATGGGGACATTCTGCATGTCATCAATGCCTCCGATGATGAGTGGTGGCAAGCCAGGCTTGTGACACCTCACGGTGAGAGCGAGCAGATCGGAGTCATCCCCAGCAAGAAGAG ggtggagaagaaagagagagcacGATTGAAAACGGTGAAGTTCCACGCCAGGACTGGCATGATAGAGTCCAACCGG TCGATCAAAACGAAACGTAAAAAGAGTTTCCGCCTCTCTCGAAAGTTTCCATTTTACAAGAGCAAAGAGAACCTGGCCCAGGAGAGCGGCGGACAGGAAC AGGGCGTGACATCAAACACCAGTGACAGCGAGAGCAGTTCCA AAGGACAAGAGGACACTATCCTGTCATACGAGCCAGTGATACGGCAAGAAA TTCACTACGCCAGGCCTGTGATCATCCTGGGGCCCACAAAGGACCGAATTAATGATGACCTCATCTCTGAATTTCCACACAAGTTTGGTTCCTGCGTGCCAC ATACCACCAGGCCTCGGCGTGACAATGAGGTGGATGGACAGGATTACCATTTTGTCACTTCTCGAGAGCAAATGGAGAAGGATATTCAGGACCACAAGTTCATAGAGGCCGGGCAGTACAACGACAATCTCTACGGGACCAGCATTCAGTCAGTGCGGGCGGTCGCAGAGAGG GGGAAACACTGCATCCTGGATGTATCTGGCAATGCTATCAAGAGGTTGCAACAAGCACAACTTTATCCCATTGCCATTTTCATCAAACCAAAATCCATCGAAGCTCTCAT GGAGATGAACCGGAGACAGACATACGAGCAGGCCAACAAGGTCTTTGACAAAGCCATGAAACTCGAGCAAGAATTCGGAGAGTATTTTACAG ccATCGTACAAGGAGATTCTCTCGAAGAGATTTACAGCAAAATCAAACAGATCATCGAGGACCAATCCGGGCACTACATCTGGGTCCCGTCTCCAGAGAAGCTCTGA